In a single window of the Diospyros lotus cultivar Yz01 chromosome 10, ASM1463336v1, whole genome shotgun sequence genome:
- the LOC127812062 gene encoding heterogeneous nuclear ribonucleoprotein 1, with translation MESDLGKLFIGGISWDTDENRLKEYFSAFGEVLEAVIMRDRVTGRARGFGFIVFAEPAVAERVVMEKHMIDGRTVEAKKAVPRDDQHILNRNSNSIQGYPGPGRTKKIFVGGLPSTVTESDFKKYFDQFGTITDVVVMYDHNTQRPRGFGFITYDSEEAVDRVLHKTFHELNGKMVEVKRAVPKELSPGPSRSPLIGYNYVSRANNFLNSYGPGYNLSSVGGYGVKMDGRFNPIGSSRSSFSPFSSLGYLDPVLSPSFGGSSNFSNNIGYGRVLNPYISGSSNRYNTPTGYNGANIRNDSLLSSSTRNAWRNAGLNIAANSGNPNTYLGSGGGSLGVFGNTGANWGSSPISAQGHGTASGYTSGMMGYSGEENNYGFGGGAFGRNSGSTIAATSSFATSSGAYEGSYGDLYRGGSMYGDSTWRSASSEIDGSGSFGYGLNHAADVSAKDSEGYNGSYSIANRQANRGIAS, from the exons ATGGAATCAGATCTTGGTAAGCTATTCATAGGTGGGATTTCCTGGGACACTGATGAAAATCGACTTAAAGAATATTTCAGCGCATTTGGGGAAGTGTTAGAGGCAGTGATTATGAGAGATCGAGTCACCGGTCGAGCTCGTGGCTTTGGCTTCATTGTGTTTGCTGAACCTGCTGTTGCTGAAAGAGTAGTCATGGAAAAGCACATGATCGATGGTCGAACA GTTGAAGCAAAAAAGGCCGTTCCGAGAGATGATCAGCACATTTTGAACAGAAACAGTAACAGCATTCAGGGATATCCGGGCCCTGGGCGGACAAAAAAGATATTTGTAGGAGGTTTACCATCTACGGTCACTGAGAGTGATTTTAAGAAGTACTTTGATCAATTTGGTACAATTACTGATGTAGTGGTGATGTATGATCATAATACCCAAAGGCCGAGAGGCTTTGGATTCATCACTTATGATTCAGAAGAAGCTGTTGACAGGGTATTGCATAAAACCTTTCACGAACTGAATGGTAAAATGGTCGAGGTCAAGCGGGCGGTTCCAAAAGAGCTATCCCCGGGGCCTAGCCGGAGCCCTCTTATTGGATATAACTATGTCAGTAgagcaaacaactttcttaataGCTATGGTCCAGGGTATAACCTGAGCTCAGTTGGAGGCTATGGAGTCAAGATGGATGGTAGGTTTAATCCAATTGGTAGTAGTCGTAGTTCATTCTCTCCATTTAGTTCTCTTGGTTATTTGGACCCAGTTTTGAGCCCAAGCTTTGGTGGAAGTTCCAACTTTAGTaataatattggttatggacgGGTTCTGAATCCTTATATTAGCGGCAGTTCTAACAGGTACAATACTCCTACCGGATATAATGGGGCTAATATTCgaaatgattctcttttgagctCTTCAACTCGGAATGCTTGGCGAAATGCTGGCCTTAACATTGCTGCAAACTCTGGTAACCCAAATACATACTTGGGCTCAGGAGGGGGGAGTTTGGGAGTCTTTGGTAATACCGGAGCAAACTGGGGTTCTTCTCCTATTTCTGCTCAAGGTCATGGAACTGCTTCTGGCTATACCAGTGGCATGATGGGGTATTCAGGTGAAGAAAATAACTATGGATTCGGTGGTGGTGCATTTGGAAGAAACAGTGGTTCAACCATAGCTGCAACATCATCATTTGCCACATCCAGTGGTGCTTATGAGGGTTCCTATGGAGATTTGTATCGTGGTGGTTCAATGTATGGTGATTCAACTTGGCGGTCTGCATCTTCTGAGATTGATGGCTCTGGTTCATTTGGTTATGGGCTGAATCATGCAGCAGATGTCTCAGCTAAAGATTCAGAAGGTTATAATGGAAGTTATAGTATTGCAAATAGACAGGCAAATAGAG
- the LOC127811194 gene encoding probably inactive receptor-like protein kinase At5g41680 translates to MRGRKCFVVLLTFFLLIEGGQFSSDSDSLFSFIRAVDPENVLRIDPRGLSPHPCSRLSKGVTCNVGGTIIRAIRLENLNLSGTIDAESLCRIPNLQVLSLARNQIQGSIPESILNCTSLTYLNLSNNLLNGSAPIGLAKLKTLRRLDISNNQFTTSFPDSRWESGHSNNFSVAEDGSPPKSPPQNGRRGAKIPKSFDKWPKLIPLVVAMTLFFLFICYINMKAFKLEKEKAVLRSLAMSPAKSPPPKDFEEVKPDPRNTELVFFVNEEERFTMEDLLEAAADLQSQSFCSSLYKVKIKSSALFAVKRLKKLQVSFEEFEHTMRTVGNLKHPNVLPLVCYSLSDEEKLLIYRYQINGSLLSLQENYIAGKRDFPWKLRLSIAVGIARGLEFIYQRSDDREIIPHGNIKPSNILLNETEVPLISEYSLSKFADSRAACLFGYNNGYTAPEKTPSEEGDVFSFGVILLELLTGKSVEKSGLDLPKWVKSIVREEWTGEVFDKEIRKIEMYAFSLLNISLKCVAHFPENRPSIAEVLEKIEEVLNSQEDHPPSPVSSVEYSSN, encoded by the exons ATGCGTGGGAGGAAATGCTTTGTTGTGCTTCTAACTTTCTTTCTTCTGATCGAGGGAGGCCAGTTTTCATCGGATTCTGATTCTCTTTTCAGTTTCATTCGTGCCGTTGATCCCGAGAACGTGCTGAGGATTGATCCAAGGGGGCTGTCGCCGCATCCCTGCTCAAGGTTGTCCAAGGGTGTTACGTGCAATGTGGGCGGCACCATCATAAGAGCAATAAGGcttgaaaatttgaatcttAGTGGTACGATTGATGCAGAATCCCTTTGCAGGATCCCAAATCTGCAAGTTCTCAGCTTAGCCAGGAACCAGATCCAAGGAAGCATTCCCGAGTCGATATTGAACTGCACAAGCCTGACGTACTTGAATCTAAGCAACAACCTTTTGAATGGGAGTGCTCCTATTGGTTTAGCCAAGTTGAAGACTCTCAGGAGATTAGACATCTCTAACAATCAATTTACCACAAGTTTCCCTGATTCCAGATGGGAATCCGGGCATTCAAATAACTTTTCTGTGGCAGAGGATGGCTCCCCTCCAAAGAGTCCACCACAGAACGGAAGAAGAGGTGCCAAAATTCCAAAGTCATTTgacaaatggccaaaattgatACCTCTAGTTGTTGCCATGACATTGTTCTTCCTGTTCATATGTTACATAAACATGAAGGCCTTCAAGTTGGAAAAAGAGAAGGCGGTTCTGAGGTCCCTAGCCATGTCCCCTGCCAAATCTCCTCCACCCAAAGATTTCGAGGAAGTGAAGCCCGATCCAAGGAACACAGAGCTCGTGTTCTTTGTCAATGAGGAAGAGAGGTTCACCATGGAAGATCTACTCGAAGCTGCAGCAGACTTGCAAAGCCAGAGCTTCTGCAGCAGCCTCTATAAGGTGAAGATTAAGAGCAGTGCCTTGTTTGCTGTCAAGAGACTGAAGAAACTGCAGGTCTCTTTCGAGGAGTTTGAACATACGATGAGGACTGTCGGGAATTTGAAACATCCAAACGTTCTTCCTCTTGTTTGCTACAGTTTAAGTGATGAAGAGAAGCTGCTGATTTACAGATATCAAATCAATGGAAGCCTGCTAAGCCTGCAAGAGA ACTATATCGCGGGTAAGAGGGATTTTCCATGGAAACTTCGGCTTTCCATTGCAGTTGGGATTGCGAGGGGATTGGAGTTCATATATCAGAGATCAGATGACAGAGAGATCATCCCTCATGGGAATATCAAGCCTTCAAACATTCTTCTGAATGAAACCGAAGTGCCGCTAATAAGCGAATACAGTCTCTCGAAGTTTGCAGATTCCCGGGCAGCCTGCCTCTTCGGTTACAATAATGGCTATACAGCTCCAGAGAAGACTCCATCCGAAGAGGGTGATGTCTTCAGCTTTGGTGTGATTCTCCTGGAGTTACTAACCGGGAAAAGTGTCGAAAAGAGTGGATTAGACCTTCCCAAATGGGTGAAGTCAATAGTAAGGGAGGAGTGGACAGGAGAAGTCTTTGACAAGGAGATTAGGAAGATCGAAATGTATGCTTTCTCCCTGCTTAACATATCCCTCAAGTGTGTGGCTCATTTCCCCGAGAATCGGCCTTCCATAGCCGAGGTTCTGGAGAAGATAGAGGAAGTTCTGAATTCTCAGGAAGATCACCCCCCTTCCCCCGTGTCTTCAGTTGAATACAGCTCCAATTAG